From the genome of Rathayibacter sp. VKM Ac-2759, one region includes:
- a CDS encoding type IV toxin-antitoxin system AbiEi family antitoxin domain-containing protein, giving the protein MRELLTLLMSGGGFAPARALRDAGIPRSVLEQALASGDVVRARRGWYALPTAPPLELAAVRAGGLLTCVSLLHHLGLWTVDRPALHLALGGSFVHELRPGSVGHWRRWPGQGRRSFSQDGLGAAILHLVTCVKEDDAIVTIDSALNKGLLTADDLSDLRALAPIGKRALFDRVDGRSQSGLETKTRLSTRRHNVRVRTQVVIPGVGHVDEVIGDRLVLESDGYRFHSSLEQFREDRRRDLELARQEYLCIRLDNHQIMEDWPRTEEALFTIIRRNEHLWSAAQRRRHGLG; this is encoded by the coding sequence ATGCGCGAACTCCTCACCCTCCTGATGTCGGGCGGCGGCTTCGCGCCGGCGCGAGCGCTGCGGGACGCCGGCATCCCGCGGTCGGTCCTCGAGCAGGCGCTCGCGTCCGGAGACGTCGTCCGCGCCCGCCGCGGGTGGTACGCGCTGCCGACCGCACCGCCCCTCGAACTCGCGGCCGTTCGGGCAGGCGGGCTCCTGACCTGCGTATCCCTGCTGCACCACCTCGGGCTCTGGACCGTCGACCGACCCGCGTTGCACCTCGCACTCGGCGGCTCGTTCGTCCACGAGCTGCGCCCGGGGTCGGTCGGGCACTGGCGCCGCTGGCCGGGCCAGGGCAGACGCTCGTTCTCACAGGACGGCCTCGGCGCTGCGATCCTGCATCTCGTGACGTGCGTGAAGGAGGACGACGCGATCGTCACGATCGATTCCGCCCTGAACAAGGGCCTGCTCACGGCGGACGACCTCTCCGACCTCCGAGCTCTCGCGCCGATCGGCAAGCGGGCCCTGTTCGATCGCGTCGACGGGCGGAGCCAGTCGGGTCTCGAGACGAAGACCCGGCTGAGCACCCGCCGTCACAACGTCCGCGTGCGCACCCAGGTCGTCATCCCCGGGGTCGGCCACGTCGACGAGGTCATCGGAGACCGCCTGGTGCTCGAGAGCGACGGCTACCGCTTCCACTCCAGCCTCGAGCAGTTCCGTGAGGACCGACGCCGGGACCTCGAGCTGGCCCGCCAGGAGTACCTCTGCATCCGGCTCGACAACCACCAGATCATGGAGGACTGGCCGCGCACCGAGGAGGCCCTCTTCACCATCATCCGCAGGAACGAGCACCTCTGGTCGGCGGCGCAGCGCCGTCGCCACGGTCTCGGATGA
- a CDS encoding uroporphyrinogen-III synthase — translation MVPAAYSQWEKPLQGWRILVPRGGPWGDGVAAALRAKGASPVVAPMINFAPTDDFPALEQALADLEAGAFDWMTVTSATTVDVLSLLRTTVPSTTKVAAVGETTAAALVAAGYSVDLVPSEDNSARGLLAEWAEATGGRHPLRILTLRSEIAKPLLTEGLTRIGHDVRSVVAYRTVGVPVEDRVVSDVASGAVHAILVTSGSVAEQVQQQLGPVPETTLVAAIGPQTAKDARASGLRVDVVADERSASSLIDAVARVASERAGR, via the coding sequence ATCGTCCCCGCCGCCTACTCCCAGTGGGAGAAGCCGTTGCAGGGGTGGCGCATCCTCGTCCCCCGTGGAGGTCCCTGGGGTGATGGAGTCGCCGCCGCGCTGCGCGCCAAGGGCGCCTCTCCGGTCGTCGCCCCGATGATCAACTTCGCGCCGACCGACGACTTCCCGGCGCTCGAGCAGGCTCTCGCCGACCTCGAGGCCGGCGCCTTCGACTGGATGACGGTGACGAGCGCGACGACGGTCGACGTGCTCTCGCTCCTGCGCACGACGGTGCCGTCGACCACCAAGGTCGCCGCGGTCGGCGAGACGACGGCCGCCGCGCTCGTCGCCGCGGGCTACTCGGTCGATCTGGTGCCGTCCGAGGACAACTCCGCGCGCGGTCTGCTCGCCGAGTGGGCCGAGGCGACGGGCGGCCGCCACCCGCTGCGCATCCTCACGCTGCGCTCCGAGATCGCGAAGCCCCTGTTGACCGAGGGCCTCACGCGCATCGGGCACGACGTGCGCTCGGTGGTCGCGTACCGCACCGTCGGCGTGCCGGTCGAGGACCGCGTCGTGTCCGACGTCGCGAGCGGCGCGGTGCACGCGATCCTCGTCACCTCGGGGAGCGTCGCCGAGCAGGTGCAGCAGCAGCTCGGCCCGGTACCCGAGACGACGCTTGTCGCCGCGATCGGCCCGCAGACGGCCAAGGACGCGCGGGCGTCGGGCCTCCGCGTCGACGTCGTCGCCGACGAGCGCTCGGCCTCGTCGCTGATCGACGCGGTCGCCCGCGTCGCCTCCGAGCGCGCCGGCCGCTGA
- the hemC gene encoding hydroxymethylbilane synthase, with the protein MSIRVGTRASALAVAQTRMTADRMSAAAGVPVELVRIESDGDRMRGSLASLGGTGVFVSALRDALLAGRCDAIVHSLKDLPTAPVEGLVLGAVPEREDPRDALCARDGRTLLTLPEGARVGTGSPRRRAALLAARPDLDIVDIRGNIDTRLRRVTDESDAPLDAIVLAVSGLRRLGRTEAITEILDFGVSPHAPGQGALAIEVRDEEPTDELRAALDAVEHVATRAAITAERALLAVLEAGCAAPIGATATVRDDEVLLRGVVFATDGSASLVREVAESIDNSSVGRGRHRADSQYRGRELPVVEAAFRCGSVLADALLGAGAADLAPLGAPS; encoded by the coding sequence GTGAGCATTCGCGTCGGCACCCGCGCGAGCGCGCTCGCGGTGGCGCAGACCCGGATGACGGCCGACCGGATGTCCGCCGCGGCGGGCGTCCCGGTCGAACTGGTGCGCATCGAGTCGGACGGCGACCGCATGCGCGGATCGCTCGCCTCGCTCGGCGGCACGGGCGTGTTCGTCAGCGCCCTCCGCGACGCCCTGCTCGCCGGTCGCTGCGATGCGATCGTGCACTCGCTGAAGGACCTGCCGACGGCTCCGGTCGAGGGGCTCGTGCTCGGCGCCGTCCCCGAGCGGGAGGATCCGCGCGACGCGCTCTGCGCCCGCGACGGCCGCACGCTGCTGACCCTGCCCGAGGGCGCCCGGGTCGGCACCGGCTCGCCGCGCCGCCGGGCCGCCCTGCTCGCCGCCCGGCCCGACCTCGACATCGTGGACATCCGCGGCAACATCGACACGCGCCTGCGCCGGGTGACCGACGAGAGCGACGCGCCGCTGGACGCGATCGTGCTCGCCGTCTCCGGACTCCGCCGTCTCGGGCGCACCGAGGCCATCACCGAGATCCTCGACTTCGGCGTCTCGCCGCACGCGCCCGGGCAGGGCGCGCTCGCGATCGAGGTGCGCGACGAGGAGCCCACCGACGAGCTGCGCGCCGCGCTGGACGCGGTCGAGCACGTCGCGACGCGCGCCGCCATCACGGCCGAGCGGGCGCTGCTCGCCGTGCTCGAGGCAGGCTGCGCGGCGCCGATCGGAGCGACCGCGACGGTCCGCGACGACGAGGTGCTCCTCCGCGGTGTCGTCTTCGCGACCGACGGTTCTGCGTCCCTCGTACGGGAGGTGGCGGAGTCGATCGATAACAGTTCGGTGGGCAGAGGTCGACATCGGGCGGATTCGCAGTATCGTGGTCGGGAACTGCCCGTCGTCGAAGCCGCGTTCCGCTGCGGCTCCGTGCTCGCTGACGCGCTTCTCGGTGCGGGTGCCGCCGACCTCGCACCCCTGGGAGCCCCTTCGTGA
- a CDS encoding ferrochelatase, translating to MSDTTADSPQILVRGATPAASSGPEHVEEPVAYDAILLAGFGGPEGQDDVIPFLRNVTRGRGIPEERLEEVAHHYRHFGGVSPINAQNRALKAALEAELANRGIDLPVIWGNRNWAPYMSEAVAEAKERGFSNLIAIATSAYSSFSSCRQYREDYAAALDATGLEGELRIDKVRQFFDHPGFVMPFVKALHDGLEQLQERLPGLDLATEVEVLFSTHSIPMADAERSGPHERHDDGTVVDVHGFGPGGAYEAQHLAVAEVVMAAATTVDVPWQLVYQSRSGPPTQPWLEPDINDAIAELPAQGRKAVVIVPLGFVSDHMEVMWDLDNEALETSEENGLVAIRVATPGTDPAYVAGLVDLVMERVHGTPVGDRPSLTALGPWYDVCRPGCCENVRAGFKPALAGVAP from the coding sequence ATGAGCGACACGACCGCAGACTCGCCGCAGATCCTGGTGCGCGGGGCGACCCCCGCCGCCTCGAGCGGACCGGAGCACGTCGAGGAGCCCGTCGCCTACGACGCGATCCTCCTCGCCGGCTTCGGCGGCCCGGAGGGGCAGGACGACGTCATCCCCTTCCTCCGCAACGTCACCCGCGGCCGCGGGATCCCCGAGGAGCGCCTCGAGGAGGTCGCGCACCACTACCGGCACTTCGGCGGCGTCAGCCCGATCAACGCGCAGAACCGCGCGCTGAAGGCGGCGCTCGAGGCCGAGCTCGCGAACCGCGGCATCGACCTGCCCGTGATCTGGGGCAACCGCAACTGGGCGCCCTACATGAGCGAGGCGGTGGCGGAGGCGAAGGAGCGCGGCTTCTCGAACCTGATCGCCATCGCGACCAGCGCCTACTCCTCCTTCTCGTCCTGCCGGCAGTACCGCGAGGACTACGCGGCCGCGCTCGACGCCACCGGCCTCGAGGGCGAGCTGCGGATCGACAAGGTGCGCCAGTTCTTCGACCACCCGGGCTTCGTCATGCCGTTCGTCAAGGCGCTGCACGACGGTCTCGAGCAGCTGCAGGAGCGCCTCCCCGGCCTCGACCTCGCCACCGAGGTGGAGGTGCTGTTCTCGACGCACTCGATCCCCATGGCCGACGCCGAGCGCAGCGGACCGCACGAGCGGCACGACGACGGCACGGTCGTCGACGTGCACGGCTTCGGTCCCGGCGGCGCCTACGAGGCGCAGCATCTCGCGGTCGCGGAGGTCGTCATGGCCGCCGCGACGACCGTCGACGTGCCGTGGCAGCTCGTCTACCAGTCGCGCTCCGGCCCGCCCACGCAGCCGTGGCTCGAGCCCGACATCAACGACGCGATCGCGGAGCTGCCCGCGCAGGGCCGCAAGGCCGTCGTCATCGTGCCGCTCGGCTTCGTGTCGGACCACATGGAGGTCATGTGGGACCTCGACAACGAGGCGCTCGAGACGTCGGAGGAGAACGGGCTCGTCGCGATCCGCGTGGCCACCCCCGGCACCGACCCGGCCTACGTGGCCGGTCTCGTCGACCTCGTGATGGAGCGCGTCCACGGCACCCCGGTCGGGGACCGGCCGTCGCTGACCGCGCTCGGGCCCTGGTACGACGTCTGCCGTCCGGGCTGCTGCGAGAACGTCCGCGCGGGCTTCAAGCCCGCCCTCGCCGGCGTCGCCCCGTGA
- the hemQ gene encoding hydrogen peroxide-dependent heme synthase, translating to MTDQTADPAGPVQSAPDTSAAAPASQPPADPAPADQALGYTLWAVLRRDPARPFTLSDDAVPSAVEQYEHVVAQLADEGVTVRGTYDVSALRADADIMLWLTGSEPEELQRAYRELRRTELLVGLLPTWNAMGVHRDAEFSANHLPAYMRGKAPARWLTVYPFVRSYEWYILPEEERRAMLAQHGRQGSRFRSVLTNTVASFSLGDYEWILALEDEELVNLVDLMRDLRATEARRHVREEVPFYTGRRIEADQIAEVLR from the coding sequence ATGACCGATCAGACCGCCGATCCGGCGGGTCCCGTTCAGTCCGCCCCCGACACGAGCGCTGCCGCTCCGGCGTCGCAGCCCCCCGCCGATCCGGCTCCCGCCGATCAGGCCCTGGGATACACGCTCTGGGCGGTTCTCCGCAGGGATCCCGCACGTCCGTTCACCCTCTCCGACGACGCCGTGCCCTCGGCCGTCGAGCAGTACGAGCACGTCGTCGCACAGCTCGCCGACGAGGGTGTGACCGTCCGCGGGACCTACGACGTCTCGGCCCTGCGCGCCGACGCCGACATCATGCTCTGGCTCACCGGCTCCGAGCCCGAGGAGCTGCAGCGCGCGTACCGCGAGCTGCGCCGCACCGAGCTGCTCGTCGGCCTGCTGCCGACGTGGAACGCGATGGGCGTGCACCGCGACGCGGAGTTCAGCGCGAACCACCTGCCGGCGTACATGCGCGGCAAGGCGCCGGCGCGCTGGCTCACGGTCTACCCGTTCGTCCGCTCCTACGAGTGGTACATCCTCCCGGAGGAGGAGCGCCGCGCCATGCTCGCCCAGCACGGCCGCCAGGGCTCCCGCTTCCGCTCCGTGCTCACCAACACCGTCGCCTCGTTCTCGCTCGGCGACTACGAGTGGATCCTCGCGCTCGAGGACGAGGAGCTCGTCAACCTCGTCGACCTCATGCGCGATCTCCGAGCGACGGAGGCGCGCAGGCACGTGCGCGAAGAGGTCCCGTTCTACACGGGTCGGCGCATCGAGGCCGACCAGATCGCAGAGGTGCTCCGATGA
- a CDS encoding DUF3618 domain-containing protein, which translates to MTTDRAVSTTTPRFVDPAELKPGQLKADIERARAELAATLDAIEYKVNVPRKLRTAQRTLERKVRVVRRQNPSALIAGAVGAAAAVGLVAWGVVRAITED; encoded by the coding sequence ATGACAACTGATCGCGCGGTCTCGACCACCACCCCCCGCTTCGTCGACCCGGCCGAGCTCAAGCCCGGCCAGCTGAAGGCCGACATCGAGCGCGCCCGAGCCGAGCTCGCGGCGACCCTCGACGCCATCGAGTACAAGGTCAACGTCCCCCGCAAGCTCCGGACCGCCCAGCGCACGCTGGAGCGCAAGGTCCGGGTCGTGCGGCGGCAGAACCCGTCGGCCCTGATCGCCGGTGCCGTCGGAGCCGCGGCCGCCGTGGGTCTCGTCGCCTGGGGCGTCGTCCGCGCCATCACCGAGGACTGA
- a CDS encoding phage holin family protein, which translates to MNERNPKNARSLGELVGDLPGLVIELVKAEVASLKNELSGKAKSAGFAIAFVAAAVFFLITAWATLVAFAIIGISSWLPAWLSALIVTVFFLLVAVVLALVGVKSIKKAVPPVPQDSIESIKKDVQAFKGVGSYDN; encoded by the coding sequence GTGAACGAACGCAATCCGAAGAACGCCCGGTCACTGGGCGAGCTGGTCGGCGACCTCCCCGGTCTCGTGATCGAGCTCGTCAAGGCCGAGGTCGCCTCGCTGAAGAACGAGCTGTCGGGCAAGGCGAAGAGCGCCGGGTTCGCGATCGCCTTCGTCGCCGCGGCCGTGTTCTTCCTGATCACCGCGTGGGCGACGCTGGTCGCCTTCGCGATCATCGGCATCTCGTCCTGGCTGCCCGCGTGGCTGTCGGCGCTGATCGTCACCGTGTTCTTCCTGCTGGTGGCCGTCGTGCTCGCCCTCGTCGGCGTCAAGTCGATCAAGAAGGCCGTGCCGCCGGTACCGCAGGATTCGATCGAGAGCATCAAGAAGGACGTCCAGGCGTTCAAGGGAGTCGGCAGCTATGACAACTGA
- a CDS encoding FAD-dependent oxidoreductase: MTTGPAAYDVAVVGGGVAGLAAAAECLRIGLRVVVLEAGERVGGSVAPLEIAGVVLDAGAESFATRGGHVEAALGALVSDGRPLAEAVVEPSTGGSWLHLSGGRSVPSPRAGILGIPGTPLATDVVRAIGRRGAARAWLDTLLPVLRIGRAHSLAELVRTRMGVRVLEDLVAPVVSGVYSSRPEDIDVDLAAPGLNGAITRRGSLAGAVASLRANLPAGVAVRGISGGMHRLVDALVERIGYLSGEIRTGAAVRALERDGALFRLTLEDGGVSARAVIVSTPERDARALLAGLVPAVADPDEGSGDSVELVTLVVDDARLDAAPRGSGVLVAPTATDVTAKALTHATAKWEWLARSLPAGRHVLRLSYGRPGERPPLEGASDAEAAAVALRDASVLLGVELDPASLVDSARVRWANVRPAAALGRREHLEAFRAALAPVEGVVVTGTWLAGTGLASVLPHAGEAAALIRRRLVRQGVGIPREGYDGDGYSGSQASA, translated from the coding sequence GTGACGACCGGTCCCGCCGCCTACGACGTCGCCGTCGTCGGCGGGGGAGTGGCGGGGCTCGCCGCGGCGGCCGAGTGCTTGCGCATCGGCCTGCGCGTGGTCGTGCTCGAGGCGGGCGAGCGGGTCGGCGGGTCCGTCGCCCCGCTCGAGATCGCCGGGGTCGTGCTCGACGCGGGAGCCGAGAGCTTCGCCACCCGCGGCGGCCACGTCGAGGCGGCGCTCGGCGCGCTCGTCTCCGACGGCCGCCCCCTCGCCGAGGCGGTCGTCGAGCCGAGCACCGGCGGCTCCTGGCTCCATCTGTCGGGCGGCCGCTCCGTCCCGTCGCCGCGCGCCGGGATCCTCGGCATCCCCGGCACCCCGCTCGCGACCGACGTGGTGCGCGCGATCGGCCGCCGCGGTGCCGCTCGGGCCTGGCTCGACACCCTCCTGCCGGTGCTGCGCATCGGCCGCGCGCACTCGCTGGCCGAGCTGGTCCGCACCCGGATGGGCGTCCGCGTGCTCGAGGACCTCGTCGCCCCCGTGGTCTCCGGCGTCTACTCCTCCCGCCCCGAGGACATCGACGTCGATCTCGCCGCGCCGGGCCTGAACGGCGCGATCACGCGCCGCGGCTCGCTGGCCGGCGCCGTCGCCTCCCTCCGCGCGAACCTGCCGGCCGGTGTCGCGGTGCGCGGCATCAGCGGAGGGATGCACCGCCTGGTCGACGCTCTCGTCGAGCGGATCGGCTACCTCTCGGGCGAGATCCGCACCGGTGCCGCGGTGCGGGCCCTCGAGCGCGATGGCGCGCTCTTCCGCCTGACGCTCGAGGACGGCGGTGTGTCGGCCCGCGCCGTCATCGTCTCGACCCCCGAGCGCGATGCGCGAGCGCTGCTCGCCGGGCTGGTGCCCGCCGTCGCCGACCCCGACGAGGGCAGCGGCGACTCCGTCGAGCTCGTCACCCTCGTCGTCGACGACGCCCGCCTCGACGCGGCCCCGCGCGGCTCCGGTGTGCTCGTCGCCCCGACCGCCACGGACGTGACCGCCAAGGCGCTCACCCATGCGACCGCGAAGTGGGAGTGGCTCGCCCGCTCGCTCCCGGCCGGGCGGCACGTCCTGCGCCTCTCCTACGGCAGACCCGGCGAGCGTCCTCCGCTCGAGGGAGCGAGCGACGCGGAGGCGGCGGCCGTCGCTCTCCGCGACGCCTCCGTCCTGCTCGGCGTGGAGCTCGATCCCGCGTCCCTGGTCGACTCCGCCCGGGTGCGCTGGGCGAACGTCCGCCCTGCCGCGGCTCTGGGCCGTCGCGAGCACCTGGAGGCGTTCCGCGCGGCCCTCGCTCCCGTCGAGGGCGTCGTGGTCACCGGCACCTGGCTGGCCGGGACGGGGCTGGCCTCGGTGCTGCCGCACGCCGGCGAGGCGGCCGCCCTTATCCGGCGCCGGTTGGTGCGTCAAGGCGTCGGCATTCCGCGCGAAGGATATGACGGCGACGGCTACTCTGGGTCGCAGGCATCCGCGTGA
- the hemE gene encoding uroporphyrinogen decarboxylase, translated as MHGCAWNNAAVTSPTAGLLDPSHPLASGRTADSSLVRAYRSDRPESTPVWFMRQAGRSLPEYRALRTDTQMLDACLDPALASEITLQPVRRHGVDAGIFFSDIVIPLRLAGVGVDIVPGRGPVLEKAVRTAADVDELCAIDPAVLDETLEPIREGVRRTVAGLGDTPLIGFAGAPFTLAAYLVEGGPSKDHIRARTLMHADPDAWSRLMEWTAEVTGRFLRAQVLAGASAAQLFDSWAGALSLADYTAHVAPASARALTHVRDLAFDHGPAGEEAQVRRNVPIVHFGVGTGELLGAMHGIGVDVVGVDYRIPLDEANHRLGGFVPVQGNVDPALLSAPWEVLAAHVDDVLLRGLTAPAHVLNLGHGVPPETDPDVLTRLVAHVHAWRP; from the coding sequence ATGCACGGATGCGCCTGGAATAATGCCGCGGTGACCTCCCCCACCGCCGGCCTGCTCGATCCGTCGCACCCGCTCGCCTCCGGGCGCACCGCCGACTCCTCCCTCGTCAGGGCGTACCGCTCCGACCGGCCGGAGTCGACACCCGTCTGGTTCATGCGCCAGGCCGGGCGGAGCCTGCCCGAGTACCGGGCCCTCCGCACCGACACGCAGATGCTCGACGCCTGCCTCGACCCCGCGCTCGCGAGCGAGATCACGCTGCAGCCGGTGCGCCGGCACGGGGTGGACGCCGGCATCTTCTTCAGCGACATCGTCATCCCGCTGCGCCTGGCGGGGGTCGGCGTCGACATCGTCCCGGGCCGCGGGCCCGTGCTCGAGAAGGCGGTGCGCACCGCCGCCGACGTCGACGAGCTCTGCGCCATCGACCCGGCGGTCCTCGACGAGACCCTCGAGCCGATCCGGGAGGGTGTGCGCCGCACGGTCGCCGGGCTCGGCGACACCCCGCTGATCGGCTTCGCCGGCGCCCCGTTCACGCTCGCCGCGTACCTGGTCGAGGGCGGTCCGTCGAAGGACCACATCCGCGCGCGGACCCTGATGCACGCCGATCCCGACGCGTGGTCGCGCCTGATGGAGTGGACCGCCGAGGTCACCGGGCGCTTCCTGCGCGCTCAGGTGCTCGCCGGCGCCAGCGCCGCTCAGCTCTTCGACTCGTGGGCGGGCGCGCTCTCGCTCGCCGACTACACCGCCCATGTCGCGCCCGCCTCCGCCCGGGCGCTGACCCACGTGCGCGATCTCGCGTTCGATCACGGCCCGGCGGGCGAGGAGGCGCAGGTGCGCCGCAACGTGCCGATCGTGCACTTCGGAGTCGGCACCGGCGAGCTCCTCGGCGCGATGCACGGCATCGGCGTCGACGTGGTCGGCGTCGACTACCGGATCCCGCTCGACGAGGCGAACCACCGGCTCGGCGGCTTCGTCCCCGTGCAGGGCAACGTCGACCCCGCCCTGCTCTCCGCCCCCTGGGAGGTGCTCGCGGCGCACGTCGACGACGTCCTCCTCCGCGGTCTCACCGCTCCGGCCCACGTGCTCAACCTCGGCCACGGCGTGCCGCCCGAGACCGACCCCGACGTGCTCACGCGCCTCGTCGCGCACGTGCACGCCTGGCGGCCGTGA
- a CDS encoding glutamyl-tRNA reductase, with protein MLLCLTASHKNASFDLLEKLSVDSSAVASALSDGIDFVSGAVVVATCNRFEAYLDIDEPLTAAQAVAVEAATAAVSAATGVEQDELRGSVDVVSGDRVAEHLFAVSSGLESVVVGEGEIAGQVRRSLEEARRLGTTSSELERLFQRASQTSRGIKNRTGLGSAGRSIVRLALDLASSRVTDWRAARVLLVGTGSYARATVAALRDRGVVEIAVHSPSGRAEGFAARRALRPIDRADFAVEAVAAEVVITCTTTEQPVLDAALLADGRRHGAFRERQLVIDLGLPRNVAGDVTGLAGVELLDLETISLHAPLEVLDASTQARALVDKAVRKFSDVADEKSLTPAVVALRAHVFDALDAEIERARSRGDEDGRTEQALRHLAGVLLHTPSVRARDYARAGEQEAYLTGLEALFGIEVPAEPAAARPIDGSAATA; from the coding sequence GTGCTTCTGTGTCTGACGGCGTCGCACAAGAACGCCAGCTTCGATCTCCTCGAGAAGCTCTCCGTCGACTCCTCCGCCGTCGCGTCCGCCCTGTCCGACGGCATCGACTTCGTCTCGGGGGCCGTGGTCGTGGCGACCTGCAACCGCTTCGAGGCGTACCTCGACATCGACGAGCCGCTGACCGCCGCGCAGGCCGTGGCCGTCGAGGCCGCGACCGCCGCCGTCAGCGCGGCGACCGGGGTCGAGCAGGACGAGCTCCGCGGCAGCGTCGACGTCGTCTCGGGCGACCGCGTCGCCGAGCACCTCTTCGCGGTGTCGAGCGGCCTGGAGTCGGTCGTCGTCGGCGAGGGCGAGATCGCCGGCCAGGTGCGCCGCTCGCTCGAGGAGGCGCGCCGCCTCGGCACCACGTCGTCCGAGCTGGAGCGCCTGTTCCAGCGCGCGTCGCAGACCTCGCGCGGCATCAAGAACCGCACCGGGCTCGGCAGCGCCGGCCGCTCGATCGTGCGGCTCGCCCTCGATCTCGCCTCCAGCCGCGTCACCGACTGGCGTGCCGCCCGCGTGCTGCTGGTCGGCACCGGCAGCTACGCCCGCGCGACCGTCGCCGCTCTGCGCGATCGCGGAGTGGTCGAGATCGCCGTGCACTCCCCCTCCGGCCGCGCGGAGGGCTTCGCCGCCCGCCGTGCGCTGCGGCCGATCGACCGGGCCGACTTCGCCGTCGAGGCCGTCGCCGCCGAGGTCGTCATCACCTGCACGACCACCGAGCAGCCCGTGCTCGACGCCGCGCTCCTCGCCGACGGACGCCGGCACGGCGCCTTCCGCGAGCGCCAGCTCGTCATCGACCTCGGCCTCCCCCGCAACGTCGCGGGCGATGTCACCGGACTCGCGGGGGTCGAGCTGCTCGACCTCGAGACGATCAGCCTGCACGCGCCGCTCGAGGTGCTCGACGCCTCCACCCAGGCACGCGCCCTCGTCGACAAGGCCGTCCGCAAGTTCTCGGACGTCGCCGACGAGAAGAGCCTGACCCCCGCGGTCGTGGCTCTGCGCGCCCACGTCTTCGACGCGCTCGACGCCGAGATCGAGCGTGCGCGCTCCCGCGGCGACGAGGACGGCCGGACCGAGCAGGCGCTGCGCCACCTCGCGGGAGTCCTGCTGCACACGCCGAGCGTCCGGGCGCGCGACTACGCCCGCGCGGGCGAGCAGGAGGCGTACCTCACGGGCCTCGAGGCGCTCTTCGGCATCGAGGTGCCCGCAGAGCCCGCGGCCGCGCGGCCGATCGACGGCTCGGCCGCCACCGCGTGA
- a CDS encoding GNAT family protein translates to MSPLRLPFDAEPIRTERLLLRPLGLDDADDHARYQGDPEAVRYLRWPVRTPEESREHLLVRLPSDRLAADGDVVVLAIVPTEGPFEGRVIGDLTLIATSVAQAGVEIGWVLHPEAQGRGYATEAARALLELAFDRLDTHRVLAQLDARNTASARLCERLGLRLEAHHLEDEYSKGGWTSTLVYALLARERRAH, encoded by the coding sequence GTGAGCCCGCTCCGGCTCCCGTTCGACGCCGAGCCGATCCGCACCGAGCGCCTCCTCCTCCGGCCGCTCGGGCTCGACGACGCCGACGACCACGCGCGCTACCAGGGCGATCCGGAGGCGGTGCGCTACCTCCGGTGGCCCGTCCGGACCCCGGAGGAGTCGCGCGAGCACCTCCTGGTCCGCCTCCCCTCCGATCGTCTCGCCGCCGACGGCGATGTCGTCGTGCTGGCGATCGTGCCGACCGAGGGGCCCTTCGAGGGCCGCGTCATCGGCGACCTGACGCTCATCGCGACCTCCGTCGCGCAGGCGGGCGTCGAGATCGGCTGGGTGCTGCACCCGGAGGCGCAGGGCCGCGGCTACGCGACCGAGGCGGCCCGCGCCCTGCTCGAGCTGGCCTTCGACCGGCTCGACACCCACCGCGTGCTGGCGCAGCTCGACGCGCGCAACACCGCCTCGGCCCGCCTCTGCGAGCGCCTGGGCCTGCGCCTCGAGGCGCACCACCTCGAGGACGAGTACAGCAAGGGCGGGTGGACCTCGACCCTCGTCTACGCCCTGCTCGCCCGCGAGCGCCGCGCGCACTGA